In the Streptomyces sp. f51 genome, one interval contains:
- a CDS encoding ZIP family metal transporter, giving the protein MAVLVALGAFLMTLVGGWTAQRVTDRRHLVLGLAGGLMLGVVGLDLLPEALAAAGTEVFGVPAALLLFVAGFLLAHLVERLLAHRQAAHGGEEHAGRAPEVGLTAAAAMVGHSAMDGVAIGAAFQVGGGMGLAVSLAVIAHDFADGFNTYTITSLYGNARRKALLMLYADAAAPMIGAASTLFFTIPERLLGGYLGLFGGVLLYLAAAEILPEAHHEHPARSTLLCTVAGVAFIWLVVGLAG; this is encoded by the coding sequence ATGGCGGTCCTCGTCGCGCTCGGCGCGTTCCTGATGACGCTGGTCGGCGGCTGGACCGCGCAGCGGGTCACCGACCGCCGTCATCTGGTGCTCGGCCTGGCCGGCGGCCTGATGCTCGGCGTGGTCGGCCTCGACCTGCTGCCCGAGGCGCTGGCCGCGGCGGGCACCGAGGTGTTCGGCGTACCGGCCGCGCTGCTCCTGTTCGTGGCCGGCTTCCTGCTGGCCCATCTGGTCGAACGGCTTCTCGCCCACCGCCAGGCCGCGCACGGCGGTGAGGAGCACGCCGGACGCGCGCCCGAGGTGGGCCTCACGGCGGCCGCCGCGATGGTCGGCCACAGCGCGATGGACGGCGTGGCGATCGGCGCCGCGTTCCAGGTCGGCGGCGGGATGGGGCTGGCGGTGTCCCTCGCGGTGATCGCGCACGACTTCGCCGACGGCTTCAACACGTACACGATCACGAGCCTGTACGGGAACGCCCGCCGCAAGGCCCTGCTCATGCTGTACGCGGACGCGGCGGCCCCGATGATCGGCGCGGCCTCGACGCTGTTCTTCACCATCCCCGAGCGGCTGCTCGGCGGCTACCTCGGCCTGTTCGGCGGTGTCCTGCTCTACCTCGCCGCCGCCGAGATCCTCCCCGAGGCGCACCACGAGCACCCCGCCCGCTCGACCCTGCTGTGCACGGTCGCGGGCGTGGCCTTCATCTGGCTGGTGGTGGGCCTCGCGGGCTGA
- a CDS encoding cobyrinate a,c-diamide synthase, producing the protein MSSVPRLVVAAPSSGSGKTTVATGLMAAFTARGLAVSPHKVGPDYIDPGYHALATGRVGRNLDAYLCGTELIGPLFAHGARGCDLAVVEGVMGLYDGAAGEGELASTAQVAKLLRAPVVLVVDASSQSRSVAALVHGFASWDPEVRIAGVILNKVASDRHEELLRDALDSSGVPVLGVLRRAPQVDTPSRHLGLVPVAERRAEAVAAVAAMAAQVAEGCDLDALAALARGAGALPGAAWDAAEAVDSPTHDHPTRPAEKRAPVVAVAGGEAFTFSYAEHAELLTAAGAEVVTFDPLRDEQLPDGTGGLVIGGGFPEVYAAELSANEPLRKAVTELASAGAPVAAECAGLLYLARELDGRPMCGVLDAVARMDERLTLGYRDAVALADSSLAVAGTRMRGHEFHRTVVEPGAGESPAWGMRAPKRRVEGFVQQGVHASYLHTHWASEPGVARRFVERCLTS; encoded by the coding sequence ATGTCCTCCGTTCCCCGGCTGGTCGTCGCCGCGCCCTCCTCGGGCAGCGGCAAGACGACCGTCGCCACGGGGCTGATGGCCGCGTTCACCGCGCGGGGGCTCGCCGTGTCCCCGCACAAGGTGGGACCCGACTACATCGACCCCGGGTACCACGCGCTCGCCACCGGGCGCGTGGGACGCAATCTCGACGCGTACCTGTGCGGCACGGAGCTGATCGGGCCGCTGTTCGCGCACGGGGCGCGCGGGTGCGATCTCGCGGTCGTCGAGGGCGTGATGGGGCTGTACGACGGGGCCGCGGGCGAGGGGGAACTCGCGTCCACGGCCCAGGTGGCGAAGCTGCTGCGGGCGCCCGTGGTGCTGGTCGTCGACGCGTCCTCGCAGTCGCGGTCCGTGGCCGCGCTGGTGCACGGGTTCGCCTCCTGGGACCCCGAGGTGCGGATCGCGGGCGTGATCCTGAACAAGGTCGCCTCGGACCGGCACGAGGAACTGCTGCGCGACGCCCTGGACTCCTCCGGGGTTCCGGTGCTCGGCGTGCTGCGGCGGGCGCCGCAGGTGGACACGCCCTCGCGGCACCTCGGTCTCGTACCGGTCGCCGAGCGGCGGGCGGAGGCCGTCGCGGCCGTCGCGGCGATGGCGGCCCAGGTCGCCGAGGGGTGCGACCTGGACGCGCTGGCGGCGCTGGCGCGCGGTGCTGGTGCGTTGCCGGGTGCGGCCTGGGACGCGGCCGAGGCCGTCGACTCGCCCACCCACGACCACCCGACTCGCCCGGCCGAGAAGCGGGCGCCGGTCGTCGCCGTCGCCGGTGGGGAGGCGTTCACCTTCTCGTACGCCGAGCACGCCGAACTGCTCACCGCGGCCGGTGCCGAGGTCGTCACCTTCGATCCGCTGCGCGACGAGCAACTGCCGGACGGGACGGGCGGGTTGGTCATCGGCGGCGGCTTCCCCGAGGTGTACGCGGCCGAGCTGTCCGCCAACGAGCCGCTGCGCAAGGCGGTGACCGAGCTGGCGTCGGCCGGGGCGCCGGTCGCGGCCGAGTGCGCCGGGCTGCTGTATCTGGCGCGGGAGCTCGACGGCCGTCCCATGTGCGGGGTGCTCGACGCCGTGGCCCGGATGGACGAGCGGCTCACCCTCGGCTACCGGGACGCCGTGGCCCTCGCCGACAGCTCGCTCGCCGTGGCCGGCACCCGGATGCGCGGGCACGAGTTCCACCGCACGGTCGTGGAACCGGGCGCCGGCGAGTCTCCCGCCTGGGGGATGCGCGCCCCGAAGCGGCGCGTCGAAGGTTTCGTGCAGCAAGGCGTGCACGCGAGTTATCTGCACACGCACTGGGCGTCCGAGCCCGGCGTGGCCCGTCGGTTCGTCGAGAGGTGCCTGACGTCATGA
- the cobI gene encoding precorrin-2 C(20)-methyltransferase, whose product MSSKLIGVGVGPGDPELVTVKGVNALRAADVVVVPVMAAPDGRDGGERGRAEATVLHYVPEEKVVRVVFALNERSDRSRREAAWDAAGERVAGLLGLHGTVAFATIGDPNVYSTFTYLAYTIGELVPGTVVETVPGITAMQDLAARSGAVLTEGTEPLTLVPVTAGAAVLKDALNGPGTVVAYKFGRQAAEVAEALRDSGRLENAVWGSALGLEAESIRPAAELDGEPLPYLSTLIAPARRDGTRGGKL is encoded by the coding sequence ATGAGCAGCAAGCTGATCGGGGTCGGGGTCGGCCCGGGCGACCCGGAGCTGGTGACCGTCAAGGGCGTCAACGCCCTGCGCGCCGCGGACGTCGTCGTCGTCCCCGTCATGGCCGCACCGGACGGGAGGGACGGCGGCGAGCGCGGCCGGGCCGAGGCGACCGTCCTGCACTACGTGCCCGAGGAGAAGGTCGTCCGGGTGGTGTTCGCGCTGAACGAGCGCAGCGACCGGTCGCGGCGCGAGGCGGCCTGGGACGCGGCGGGTGAGCGGGTCGCGGGCCTGCTCGGCCTGCACGGCACGGTCGCCTTCGCCACCATCGGCGACCCGAACGTGTACTCGACGTTCACGTACCTCGCCTACACGATCGGGGAGCTGGTTCCCGGCACGGTCGTGGAGACCGTGCCCGGCATCACCGCCATGCAGGACCTCGCCGCCCGGTCGGGCGCCGTCCTCACCGAGGGGACCGAGCCGCTCACGCTCGTCCCGGTGACCGCGGGCGCCGCCGTGCTCAAGGACGCCCTGAACGGGCCCGGCACGGTCGTCGCGTACAAGTTCGGGCGGCAGGCCGCCGAGGTGGCCGAGGCGCTGCGCGACAGCGGGCGGCTCGAGAACGCCGTCTGGGGCTCGGCGCTGGGCCTGGAGGCCGAGTCGATCCGGCCGGCCGCCGAACTCGACGGCGAGCCGCTCCCGTACCTGTCGACGCTCATCGCGCCCGCGCGCCGCGACGGCACACGCGGCGGAAAGCTGTGA
- the cobO gene encoding cob(I)yrinic acid a,c-diamide adenosyltransferase, whose translation MPQGQPSVVPDDGLTTRQRRNRPLVIVHTGIGKGKSTAAFGLALRAWNQGWPIGVFQFVKSAKWKVGEENALRVLGASGEGGSVDWHKMGEGWSWVQRDAQMDNEEKAREGWEQVKRDLAAETYRLYVLDEFAYPMHWGWIDTDEVVAVLRDRPGTQHVVITGRNAPEKLVGLADLVTDMSKVKHPMDAGQKGQRGIEW comes from the coding sequence GTGCCGCAGGGGCAGCCGAGTGTCGTGCCGGACGACGGTCTGACGACCCGTCAGCGTCGTAACCGGCCGCTGGTGATCGTGCACACGGGGATCGGCAAGGGCAAGTCGACCGCCGCGTTCGGGCTCGCGCTGCGCGCCTGGAACCAGGGGTGGCCCATCGGGGTGTTCCAGTTCGTCAAGTCGGCGAAGTGGAAGGTCGGCGAGGAGAACGCGCTGCGGGTGCTCGGGGCCTCGGGCGAGGGCGGGTCCGTCGACTGGCACAAGATGGGCGAGGGCTGGTCCTGGGTCCAGCGCGACGCGCAGATGGACAACGAGGAGAAGGCCCGCGAGGGCTGGGAGCAGGTCAAGCGCGACCTGGCCGCCGAGACGTACAGGCTGTACGTGCTGGACGAGTTCGCGTACCCGATGCACTGGGGCTGGATCGACACGGACGAGGTCGTCGCGGTGCTGCGGGACCGTCCCGGCACCCAGCACGTCGTGATCACCGGGCGCAACGCCCCGGAGAAGCTGGTCGGACTGGCCGATCTCGTGACCGACATGTCCAAGGTCAAGCATCCGATGGACGCCGGCCAGAAGGGCCAGAGGGGCATCGAGTGGTGA